In Euphorbia lathyris chromosome 2, ddEupLath1.1, whole genome shotgun sequence, the sequence GGTAGCACCCCTCAAAATGACTGGTATTTCTTCAGTCACAAAGACAAGAAATATCCCACCGGAACCCGCACCAATCGCGCAACTGCTGCGGGCTTCTGGAAGGCTACTGGCCGCGATAAGGTAATGTCACGAAAAACATTCAAATACTCTTCAAGTATGGTATTCCTTAAAAATAAGGGTTGCTATTAGGGTTTTTAttcttatatattataataagtTTTAGATTAAATTATTCGATAATATGGTATCAGAAGCTCTTGTTAATAgtgatttattaattataaaatttcaattcatattaatttttttaactttagTACATTGAAACTTTGGATTAAAATGATTTGATGATATGATAGGTAATACATAGTAGTGGCATGAGGATTGGTATGAGGAAGACACTAGTTTTCTACAAAGGAAGAGCTCCACATGGTCAAAAATCTGATTGGATTATGCATGAATATAGACTCGATGACATAGCTATTGATACAAATGTAAGATATCTATTTAATTATTATCGTACTTCTGGAATAATACACCCGGCCGCACTTCTAATTGACCgtgtttttatttaaaaaggtTTCGGATGTTATGGGAGATAGTGCACAAGAGGAAGGATGGGTAATTTGCCGtatcttcaaaaagaaaaatcattaCAAAACCCTAGAGACTCCTTTTAACCAGGAGATGTTAAGTTCTTACAATGAAGGAGCTCTTGATCAAATACTTGAACACATGGGAAGAGTAAGCaaggaagaaaataaaagattactTACACCAATTAACACATCAACCACCATAAATGGATCATCATATCAATATGACAGATTCTTAAAACTACCAAACCTAGACAGCCCAAACTCAAGCATTATCAGTGATGGTTCAAACCAGGTGAGTCCGTTGGATCCGAACCCAACCTTGGACTCCGGTTTAGCCAACTGGGTCGCCCTTGATCGTCTTGTAGCTTCTCAGCTGAATGGCCAAACTGAAAATTCCCGGCAATTGGCTTGCTTCAATGAGCCGAACCAAGCAATTCTTCACGATTATAACACCGAGATTGAACTCTGGAATTTCACCACGCGATCATAGTCAGAATTCACTGATAGAGGGTGCTCCAATGCTTAGGTTCTTTTACTATAAAAGTTTTCGATGACCGGTGAGTGCTCAAACCTTCATACAGTCCGAGGATATGTATAGTGTATAGAAGATGAAACTTAAAAGTCttacatctatatatatatataatcatgttAGTTTACTTAAAAGTCAGAAGGAGAATTATGAATCAtaggattatatatatatatatacaagtgcTATAGCATAAAATAAGGTTGaaattttctttgttttgtCAACTTGTCTACAGTAataatttcctttttctttttctaaagaatgAGTTCGTTATTTGGGaattctatatatattatatttaaattatgGGTTTGGTATGATAATATCTCCCTAGCTAACTGCGGTAATAATTATAGTTTTAATTCTTCTAAGATAATGATGAAGcctagatatatatatatagtctcTGTGTGTAATAATTTTAGAGTTGTCACATGGTTTGTCGGTTTTATGAAATATAAGAAAAGACAGTGGGACATAATAGATAAGACTAGCAGTAATTTTTTAACCTTGCTTCTAGATAGATAATCATGTCAAAACtatacatttcatatattaGACACTTGATCTCTTTAAAATTCGAAAGATCAGTATATATTATCATGAGGAAAATTAAAACGAAAGCAATAATAGTTGTTTTTGCCTTGTTTTCCTAAAAGGTAAATTAGGAAAATGATGTTTGTTTTAACAATttgatttataattatatattgaaATAAGACAACTGTTTTTTCCTTggattatatattatatatgtcCAAAAATTAGTGTGGGAGATCCTTATAAGATAAGGTATGTTCGAATTTTGTATGTTATACATAATTATATTTTAGCGAATGCATGTAATGTTaatgaagaaaaaaacaaagagattccatcagaaaaataaaagaaaagagggAATGAGATACGACAAAGTTGAATGGGGGCTGGCTTTATTTAAGTAGTATTTTGAATGTAATCCGACAAAGACCAACTTCATTAATGACGTACTACCTTTGTAGTCTTCTATTTCTCTAACCTCATCATCTTTCGTCCTATTCCTGTCTTTCCCTTTTATTGCTTTCTATACCGGAATAATCTGTCTTCCAATTACACCTCGGCATGGGCCGGGTCGGCCCTCAGTTTAAATAAAAATGTTCAGTCCAAGTCCAGTTCAGACCGCTATTAATTTAGGCAGTTTTTTATCGGATTGGATTTGGATATAAAAATCAAATCCTAAGTCCAATCCATATAAActcatctatatatatatataatttttaattataaaaaataaatatttaatatataaatatataaatttattaattagtattaATAGGCGGGTCGGAAAGGGCCGGtccatgttatttttattaatcccaagtTCGTCTAAAAAATAGACGAGTTTTAGCGGGCCTAGGCCGGAATGAGCCtaaattcaatttttattgTCCAGGCCCAGCCCAAAGGGGCACGGGCCTAGCGGGTACGCGGGCCCGTAGACAGGTCTAGTTCCACGTACATGGATATATAAACGGGCACGAATGCGAAATAGAAATTGGAAAAcgttatttttaaaacataatttttataaaatagtcTTCAAATGAAATCGGATTGGATATGGATACATATGAAACGTCGAGTTGTAATTTTCCTCTTTAAATCGAGTTCCATCGGAAATGAAACCGTTTTATGAGTCTATATATCTTTTCACTATCAGCTAGACATATTTATGGGTTGGACTGCACCGGGCTCAGATAGGACTTAACATAATTACTATATCCAAATTTAGCGCAACCCATAATTTCACtttcaaaaaaatattactaatatttttaataaaataataataataaataatctaattaaacataaatatttataatatgttGGGTCAGGTTGAGTCGGTTTCGGGCTTTTAAGTTAAATTCCAAGTCCATCCCATTTCATGTGCGAGCTTAAGCGGATCTAAACCGGACCAAGCTAAACATGAAATATGTATGTCCAAGTCGAACCCATAAAAGCGGGCTTGGACGGGCTAGGGATCCATGAACATATCTACTACCAGGTCACTCTCACCAAATGGCATGTCTTAACACCTTATCAACGATAAAATGCTCTTGGGAAAAATGTAAAAGACTCCCACGGTTATGTCCTCTCACGTAAAATGTTACTGGCCAAACAACGAGAGACATCTGTTTCAGATCCATTCTCCTCAAGTCCATTTCATTCTAAAAGAAAGCCCATCAAAACAGCAGGCACAAGGCTCGAACCGCCTCATTTGTCTCATCAGTAAATCTAAGGGCAAAATTGTCCTTCCGTTAGCTAATCTCACCTATATGAGCTCTTAAttaacttttcttttatatCCTTCAATCTACCGACTTTAACATTGGAGTTTACCCAAGTGCATTGTGAGAAGAAAATACAATTGAGAAAAAAGCAATGTTTTGTAAAGAGGAGCAGCATATATGCTTATTTTCTTTATAAAACTTTAAttgttgatatatatgtatcaaaaagaaaaatcataaacatatggaAAAGCTTTCGAATTCTTTATGAAAAGTCAACTCATATAATTATCAATTAGAAACCTTTATTGAATTGGGGATAGAAGGAATCCAGCTTTCGGGTATCTCATAAGCAAATAAGAAATGCAATCATAAATCTTTTATAGAGGTATCCCATAAAAACAAACAGCACCTCTTGTGTTAGCCCTGACTTGGATTGGGATATGCCGACAAAAACACTCAATAATTaaattgctttgctttttttcTTATGTATATAAGAATTAAATTGCTTTGCTACCATATGCATTTTAAGTACCTTTACCTTTATTTtaggtaaatttcatcaatgattTATAATCTTTGTCCAATTTTAAATTTTGGTGTATAACTTTCAATTTAtttcactaatatgtacgaattTATATTTGACCTCCCATTTTGATATATGACCGGTTAAAACGACCGGTCAACTCAAAGTCAACACGCCaacttatcattttttttatcttacccAAGACTTACACATAGTGTAATTACAAAAATGAGagcattttaaataaaaaaacactaTCTCCCCATATTTCCCTTTTCCTCTCTTTCCTTTTTCGTGCGTATCCTTTCTCTTTAACTCCTCACTCTATTCAATATTTCTCAGTTCTGTAATTTATATAAATCGAGATTCGATCCACTATCTATCAATCTTCCTACCTTCCcctttccatttccatttccattgCCACTACACTGACCATCATCATTGGAAGACTCGCGTAAACGTACCAGTTGTTGCAGGACATTTGAGACAAAAGATGCCCCGTGTTCAAGATTTAGTGCCAAGAAAGTAACAAAAAGTAAAATAGATGTAAACTACAGTGACTCTGTTTGGTAAATAGctttttggagtaaaattagaggtttgagtcactttagaggttttgactaatCAAATCTCTAATAGTATGTTTAGTGAATAGAtgtttgaaagagtttattggatccaaaaagctaattttgaaaaagctcgTTTTataagctttttcaattagcttattgtttTATCTCTTTTGAAATGCATTTTTACTCCTAATTACTATCTTTAACcctaaataaatgttttattatgttcttatttgtcattttacacaaacaactacTAGCAATCAactaagttttatcaaacacatttacacaatcagctagtGAGACcaactagtcaaatcagctaaccaaaaaggtaattagctaacagctaatgtaataaGCTATCAACTAACGGTAACAACTAATGTAATGAGCTATCAGCTAACCACTCACTGGTATTTGCTAAACAGAGCTAATACATGAGAGTTCTGTATATAGCAAGAAACTTTTAACTATGTAGAATTTGTACACATGGTAATGTAGAATTGTATTATTTCAGCAATTAAAGCTTTCAAATTTACCTATACTTTTGCATTTATACTAGGTTTTATCATGTTTAATTGCCTCTGTATTTGGGAAATTAGCAACTCATTACCTTTATTGTATAGGCTAATGGCAGCAATCCTCGCAGCCGATAGTCATTGTACCTATCTAATTTTGCTTTCATCAGTGTCTATATATGTGCTTGCTTTCTATTTTTCTCCATTCACTGTTTTCAACCTTTTCCATATCaacattttaagtaaaattctAAGGGTAATTTCATCGAAAAGGTTATGGGCATGCTAAAAATTCGATAGAAAGGTTGAGGAATCAAACATGATAAAGGAATTAAGAAAGAGTTTAATCTTGAATCAACATTAATTTAACATACTTACATCTTTCATTGATCGGCGTTAGAAGGAAGGAATAAGCTTGGATTTGAAGAAGGCATCTAAAGGATTTAAGCCATCTTTATTATGAGGATCTATTCATTTATTCCAAACAAGTGCgagcaggggcggagccaggacCTATAGGTCGGAGGGGCTAGATcgtggacaaaaaaaaatttaaatgctacttcaacatattcatcaaaataaaatgaacaataTAATATACAAATTATATCATAAAATGATAGTAAAAAGTATGTGTACTTACAGTAAGAAAATTAATGCCTAACAAGTGGCAATTTACCCCTCCGATTTGCCATGTTCTGAAAATTTTGCACAATTGTCCTTCCCATCTTCGTCCCTGGTGCTGAAGAAGATTACTTCTTCAGGAGCagccgccatggctggagggTCGGCAGCCATGGCGGTTCTGGCGGAGCTAGGATAGAAAACCCCACTCCTGGGGTTTTCCGACGGGgtcggagggtcggccgaccctccccgccccctTTGGCTCCGCCCCTGATAATTCCCCTAATAATAAACCCtaatttagaaattataaaACTCTAAACCTAGAACaagaaataaaatacaaaatgagaattaagaaaataaaacttaCTTAGAAATTGGTTGATTGAAGAATAGAtgaaaaattgaattttaatggACTGATTTGGATATTTTTCCACCCTACAccttttctttttgtgtttgccgcacaacaaataaaagaaaaaaagaaggaaagtgGAAGCAGCAGAcaacaaataaaagaaagaagaaaagtgGAAGCAGACAATTAGGGGAGGAAGGGAGCTTTCGTTCTTTTTAATTTCCCAACAGATGGGAAGGGCAATTTCGCCCTTTCCatctgttttatttttttaaacccTAAAggcccaaaacgacgtcgttttgggccTTTAgggtttaaaaaaataaaacagatGGGAAGGGCGAAATTGCCCTTCCCATCTTCGTCCCTGCTGCTGAGGCGAAATTGCCCTTCCCATCTTCGTCCCGGCAGCCATGGCGGTTCTGGCGGAGCCAGGATAGAAAACCCCACTCCTGGGGTTTTTCGACGGGgtcggagggtcggccgaccctccccgccccctctggctccgcccctgagtGCGAGTACCTTTCCCTTTCCATCTCCACTGCCACTATACTCACCATCGTTCCTGGAAAGTGAAAGGTAGGAAGATGGACGGTGGATCGAATCGATTAACATCTTCTCCAACATTCATAGATAGCAAAAGATAGATGGGGAGTTAATTAATAAATCGAACCAAGTTTTTATCTTTATGTTTCTTTGTCCTTGGAGCACCAACTGGAGCTGGGAAGTATTGAAAAGAGAGACGAGTTTGAGGTACAGAAAGtaccataaaaaaaaagagagagagaaagagggaAATATGGGGAGattgtcttttttttatttatttaaaaaataatgtatttttgtaattacaTTATATGTGGATCcggataagataaaaaaaatgatgaactGACACGTTGACTTTGAGTTGACCGGTTATTTTAACCGGCTATACACCAAAATGGGAGATAACCTATAaattcgtacatattagtgagacaagtTGAAAGTTATACATCAAAGTTTGAAATTAGACAAAGGTTTTATACCATTAATGAAATTTAGCCCTTTATGTTCCATGTTTTGCCAAAaacaattctttttttttgaataaaggtTGGGTGATACTcaatattattaaaagcaaAAGCAAAAAATTAATAACAGAGCATCCggaaaacaacaacaactaaaCAAAACGGAAAGAATCCCTACCTAAAG encodes:
- the LOC136220312 gene encoding NAC domain-containing protein 43-like yields the protein MSENMSISVNGQSQVPPGFRFHPTEEELLHYYLKKKVLSEKIDLDVIRDVDLNKLEPWDIQEICNIGSTPQNDWYFFSHKDKKYPTGTRTNRATAAGFWKATGRDKVIHSSGMRIGMRKTLVFYKGRAPHGQKSDWIMHEYRLDDIAIDTNVSDVMGDSAQEEGWVICRIFKKKNHYKTLETPFNQEMLSSYNEGALDQILEHMGRVSKEENKRLLTPINTSTTINGSSYQYDRFLKLPNLDSPNSSIISDGSNQVSPLDPNPTLDSGLANWVALDRLVASQLNGQTENSRQLACFNEPNQAILHDYNTEIELWNFTTRS